A single window of Drosophila suzukii chromosome 3, CBGP_Dsuzu_IsoJpt1.0, whole genome shotgun sequence DNA harbors:
- the ida gene encoding anaphase-promoting complex subunit 5, giving the protein MNLFEELDTLDPSSKIEPPRIETPTAHKITVLILLKQYVINKKSCLDTGISMRTQRRRMFYMLVFKLVQEEDKSYNELHSLLTTGKYKLDTLMLEAFEKAMSEFCAGSIESLFDFTEIQNIDEILNENYGISQFSMVGLYVRRVGVVLERLSFPEMMDMYKNICSYYERGVRAAASGSRMAVAGGILHREETPPPNQVTEKPADTEAKKKEEAIARVAQERNPLSRWAPKQAKFFINKQSELLESNERKALPPLELQKKVQEIIHDLPLITTPYFLGYMNQLRVRDYYNALSALHRALDRSPVRLMSQEKGYQYFCVNLAVLHATFGHRDEALAALRESIMLAQEHGDKRSLNLANTWYCLLRDELPLSAVQKSVQEANEVDGSLLQNYTLALHFAVKLGTVAGYQPLRLFDLLQHSDNLTNRNNFADHASEALALRSAVWSAYGKHELAALYSQVLLASRDRFGNASAGLGSALASYALWLQLQGEPQLSKVLLHRAKERFPRLPGAEGWMISQCHVVIQAGIYQCRWHDALKACDQLYLLDPSDAIMQRASIYVAKREFFNARRLLDKLAGQDNLPFLLRMRVQVLLGYCGMADGRFSSETTMLLLRVAEEMAESQMDYELALVDLLLAQQLLLLGMPQKAYQAIKRCMHDIHINGGLYERAKTDFVFVRCLLAINQNNVEERKAQLVKSLDILERSAQSFKKLSAHAKVLDVYVFLAQRFNEFGERNLRNKYAGEFRRYFTDHPIPREYLGSP; this is encoded by the exons ATGAATCTGTTCGAGGAGCTGGACACCTTGGACCCCTCCTCCAAGATAGAACCTCCCCGCATTGAGACGCCCACGGCGCACAAGATAACCGTGCTGATACTGCTAAAACAGTATGTGATT AATAAAAAGTCCTGCTTGGATACTGGGATATCCATGCGCACCCAGCGACGTCGGATGTTCTACATGCTGGTTTTTAAGCTCGTCCAGGAGGAGGATAAGAGCTACAATGAGCTCCATAGTTTGCTGACCACAGGCAAATATAAACTGGACACCTTGATGTTGGAAGCCTTTGAGAAAGCCATGTCCGAGTTCTGTGCGGGCAGCATTGAGTCCCTGTTTGACTTCACCGAGATCCAGAACATCGACGAGATTCTGAACGAAAACTATGGCATTAGCCAGTTCAGCATGGTGGGTCTTTATGTCCGGCGAGTCGGCGTGGTCCTGGAGCGGCTCAGTTTCCCTGAAATGATGGATATGTACAAGAACATCTGCTCCTACTACGAACGGGGAGTTCGAGCTGCTGCCTCTGGCTCCAGAATGGCCGTAGCTGGAGGAATCCTCCACAGGGAGGAGACTCCTCCACCAAATCAGGTAACAGAAAAGCCTGCAGATACTGAAGCCAAGAAAAAGGAGGAGGCAATAGCTCGTGTTGCTCAAGAACGCAATCCTCTAAGCAGGTGGGCTCCCAAGCAGGCCAAGTTCTTCATCAACAAGCAGTCGGAACTCCTGGAGAGCAACGAACGCAAGGCTTTGCCGCCCTTGGAGCTCCAAAAGAAGGTGCAGGAGATCATACACGATCTGCCACTTATAACTACTCCCTATTTCCTGGGCTACATGAACCAATTAAGAGTTAGGGATTACTATAACGCACTCTCTGCGCTCCACAGAGCTCTGGACAGGAGTCCCGTGAGACTGATGAGCCAGGAGAAGGGCTACCAGTACTTCTGCGTCAATCTGGCCGTGCTACATGCCACTTTTGGTCATCGTGATGAAGCTTTAGCGGCGCTCAGGGAAAGCATTATGCTGGCCCAGGAGCACGGCGACAAAAGGAGTCTTAATCTGGCCAATACTTGGTACTGCCTGCTCAGGGATGAGCTCCCATTATCCGCTGTCCAAAAGAGCGTGCAAGAGGCCAACGAAGTTGATGGTTCTCTGCTTCAGAACTACACGTTAGCGCTCCACTTCGCTGTTAAACTGGGAACAGTAGCTGGCTATCAACCTTTGCGACTCtttgatctcctccagcacagCGATAATCTCACAAATCGAAACAACTTCGCGGATCACGCATCAGAGGCTTTGGCTTTAAGAAGTGCAGTGTGGTCTGCTTATGGAAAGCATGAGTTAGCTGCTTTGTACTCTCAAGTATTGTTGGCTTCCAGAGATCGTTTTGGCAATGCTTCTGCGGGATTGGGAAGCGCTTTGGCAAGTTACGCCCTATGGCTTCAGTTGCAGGGAGAGCCCCAGCTATCCAAAGTACTCCTACATCGTGCTAAGGAGCGTTTCCCGCGATTGCCCGGCGCCGAGGGCTGGATGATCAGTCAGTGCCATGTGGTCATCCAGGCAGGAATCTACCAGTGCCGTTGGCATGATGCATTGAAGGCCTGCGATCAGCTTTATTTGCTAGATCCCTCTGATGCCATAATGCAACGCGCTTCTATTTACGTGGCCAAACGAGAGTTCTTTAATGCGAGGCGCCTGTTAGACAAGCTGGCTGGTCAGGACAATTTACCTTTCCTCCTGAGGATGAGGGTACAAGTCCTTCTAGGCTACTGTGGAATGGCGGATGGGCGCTTCTCTAGTGAAACTACTATGCTCCTGCTTCGCGTGGCTGAGGAAATGGCAGAGTCACAGATGGATTACGAGCTGGCCCTGGTCGACCTCCTCTTGGCCCAGCAACTGCTGCTCCTTGGAATGCCACAGAAGGCATACCAGGCCATCAAGCGCTGCATGCACGACATTCACATCAATGGTGGCCTCTATGAACGAGCTAAAACGGATTTCGTGTTTGTCCGCTGCCTGCTGGCCATCAATCAAAATAATGTCGAGGAACGGAAGGCGCAACTCGTTAAATCTTTGGACATCCTGGAGCGCTCAGCTCAATCATTCAAGAAACTTTCTGCCCATGCCAAAGTCTTGGATGTGTATGTTTTTCTGGCACAGCGATTCAACGAATTTGGGGAAAGGAATTTAAGGAACAAGTACGCTGGGGAATTTCGGCGTTACTTTACGGATCATCCGATCCCAAGGGAATATCTGGGGAGTCCTTAG
- the mge gene encoding mitochondrial import receptor subunit TOM22 homolog isoform X1, protein MDSDPEIEFIEKDSGMSSLGGSKDETPERRAVAATSNEPQGENYDDEPDETAAERFWGLTEMFPEPLRNAVGAVSSATVKSVKGFYTFSCNASWIFFTSSVILFAPVIFETERAQMEELQKSQQKQVLLGPGSAMGPGGSSPSLPLIR, encoded by the exons ATGGACTCTGATCCTGAAATCGAGTTCATTGAAAAGGACAGCGGGATGTCGTCGTTGGGCGGCAGCAAGGATGAGACGCCCGAGCGGCGGGCAGTGGCCGCC ACTTCAAATGAGCCACAAGGCGAGAACTACGATGAT GAACCCGATGAGACGGCGGCCGAGCGCTTCTGGGGCCTGACAGAGATGTTCCCGGAGCCACTGAGGAACGCGGTCGGTGCCGTGAGCAGCGCCACGGTGAAGAGCGTCAAGGGATTCTACACGTTCTCGTGCAACGCCAGCTGGATTTTCTTCACCAGCTCGGTCATCCTGTTCGCCCCGGTCATTTTCGAGACGGAGCGCGCCCAGATGGAGGAGCTGCAGAAGTCGCAGCAGAAGCAGGTGCTTCTTGGACCCGGCAGCGCGATGGGCCCTGGAGGATCCTCGCCCAGCTTACCCTTGATTCGTTAA
- the mge gene encoding mitochondrial import receptor subunit TOM22 homolog isoform X2: protein MSEPEGKTSNEPQGENYDDEPDETAAERFWGLTEMFPEPLRNAVGAVSSATVKSVKGFYTFSCNASWIFFTSSVILFAPVIFETERAQMEELQKSQQKQVLLGPGSAMGPGGSSPSLPLIR from the exons ATGAGTGAACCTGAGGGCAAG ACTTCAAATGAGCCACAAGGCGAGAACTACGATGAT GAACCCGATGAGACGGCGGCCGAGCGCTTCTGGGGCCTGACAGAGATGTTCCCGGAGCCACTGAGGAACGCGGTCGGTGCCGTGAGCAGCGCCACGGTGAAGAGCGTCAAGGGATTCTACACGTTCTCGTGCAACGCCAGCTGGATTTTCTTCACCAGCTCGGTCATCCTGTTCGCCCCGGTCATTTTCGAGACGGAGCGCGCCCAGATGGAGGAGCTGCAGAAGTCGCAGCAGAAGCAGGTGCTTCTTGGACCCGGCAGCGCGATGGGCCCTGGAGGATCCTCGCCCAGCTTACCCTTGATTCGTTAA
- the Eip63F-1 gene encoding calcium-binding protein E63-1 isoform X5 yields the protein MSKDDKYLRTAFDLLDRNRDGRVTANELQFMLKNLGINVSDELIHDLIREASHSGNGLINEAEFLQWVGRIQALRDDQQSHEDSKDSKPVDEADDVTEDLIAAFRVFDRDGNGFITRDELQTAMEMIGEPLNEQQLEQLLVIADLDQDGRINYEEFTRLLL from the exons aTCTACGCACAGCATTCGATCTACTAGACAGAAATCGCGACGGTCGCGTCACCGCCAACGAGCTGCAGTTTATGCTGAAGAACCTGGGCATAAACGTGAGTGACGAACTCATACACGATCTCATACGTGAGGCGAGCCACTCAG GCAATGGCTTAATCAACGAGGCCGAGTTCCTGCAGTGGGTGGGCAGGATCCAGGCGCTGCGGGACGACCAGCAGTCACATGAGGACAGCAAGGACAGCAAGCCGGTGGACGAGGCCGATGATGTCACCGAGGACTTGATAGCCGCATTTAG AGTATTCGATCGGGATGGTAATGGGTTTATAACGCGCGACGAGCTGCAGACCGCCATGGAGATGATTGGGGAGCCCTTGAACGAGCAGCAGCTGGAGCAGCTGCTGGTCATCGCGGACTTGGATCAGGATGGGCGCATCAATTACGAGG AATTTACGAGACTTTTGCTCTAA
- the Eip63F-1 gene encoding calcium-binding protein E63-1 isoform X3 produces MDHKEIASQVRGELNLRTAFDLLDRNRDGRVTANELQFMLKNLGINVSDELIHDLIREASHSGNGLINEAEFLQWVGRIQALRDDQQSHEDSKDSKPVDEADDVTEDLIAAFRVFDRDGNGFITRDELQTAMEMIGEPLNEQQLEQLLVIADLDQDGRINYEEFTRLLL; encoded by the exons aTCTACGCACAGCATTCGATCTACTAGACAGAAATCGCGACGGTCGCGTCACCGCCAACGAGCTGCAGTTTATGCTGAAGAACCTGGGCATAAACGTGAGTGACGAACTCATACACGATCTCATACGTGAGGCGAGCCACTCAG GCAATGGCTTAATCAACGAGGCCGAGTTCCTGCAGTGGGTGGGCAGGATCCAGGCGCTGCGGGACGACCAGCAGTCACATGAGGACAGCAAGGACAGCAAGCCGGTGGACGAGGCCGATGATGTCACCGAGGACTTGATAGCCGCATTTAG AGTATTCGATCGGGATGGTAATGGGTTTATAACGCGCGACGAGCTGCAGACCGCCATGGAGATGATTGGGGAGCCCTTGAACGAGCAGCAGCTGGAGCAGCTGCTGGTCATCGCGGACTTGGATCAGGATGGGCGCATCAATTACGAGG AATTTACGAGACTTTTGCTCTAA
- the Eip63F-1 gene encoding calcium-binding protein E63-1 isoform X4, which yields MDHKEIASQVRDLRTAFDLLDRNRDGRVTANELQFMLKNLGINVSDELIHDLIREASHSGNGLINEAEFLQWVGRIQALRDDQQSHEDSKDSKPVDEADDVTEDLIAAFRVFDRDGNGFITRDELQTAMEMIGEPLNEQQLEQLLVIADLDQDGRINYEEFTRLLL from the exons aTCTACGCACAGCATTCGATCTACTAGACAGAAATCGCGACGGTCGCGTCACCGCCAACGAGCTGCAGTTTATGCTGAAGAACCTGGGCATAAACGTGAGTGACGAACTCATACACGATCTCATACGTGAGGCGAGCCACTCAG GCAATGGCTTAATCAACGAGGCCGAGTTCCTGCAGTGGGTGGGCAGGATCCAGGCGCTGCGGGACGACCAGCAGTCACATGAGGACAGCAAGGACAGCAAGCCGGTGGACGAGGCCGATGATGTCACCGAGGACTTGATAGCCGCATTTAG AGTATTCGATCGGGATGGTAATGGGTTTATAACGCGCGACGAGCTGCAGACCGCCATGGAGATGATTGGGGAGCCCTTGAACGAGCAGCAGCTGGAGCAGCTGCTGGTCATCGCGGACTTGGATCAGGATGGGCGCATCAATTACGAGG AATTTACGAGACTTTTGCTCTAA